In the genome of Parasteatoda tepidariorum isolate YZ-2023 chromosome 10, CAS_Ptep_4.0, whole genome shotgun sequence, the window TTCATTGGAgctttttctacatttaataaCGTTGTTGTTGAAAACTTATGGCCGCTGTTTTCTTTATTGATAAACATCCATGAATACAATCCATGCAAATGCAACaaccaatttcattttttttccgtaaatttgtaattcaataaaaagaattaattaccaattttaaaaatacttgaacaattttatgcaatggttttaagtatttttaattttaaaaaaaaataggttatgagaaattatttttgatgtaatgaATGCACAGTAAGAAATTTTGGCGTGTGTCAAACCATATTATCGTTCGAACTTGCTGCAACTTTATTATTATGCTAGGTTGTACAATTTTATAGTACATACTTGTTAAACTTGATTTTACCTTCTATTGTTCGTCTTGTGATtcaatttcaaacattattaagATTACAGCAAATTTGCACGACATTATGGTATGACGCTAATctgatttttctgaaagtgtATGCAATACTAAATCTacataatagttgaaaaaatgaCTATTGATAAATTCTCATGTAAGCCAAATCACAGTAATTGAtgataaccatttttttctgattattgttatAAGAATGGtaatttttgagaaacaaaactgAACCAAAGCATAGATTTTAAAAGTTGCagctatttattttcagaactgAACTGCTCAGAATATTGTTGGAATTACATtctcatttaatatatttcgaaTTAACCTTCACCTGCCTTACTTCGACATCTTCGAAgcaaattttttggttttgatGTTACAGACCAAAATCATTCACGAAAATCTTCAGACAAATCTTATGCAGACTTTTCCAAAACCAGAATTGCTAAACaaacaatttgcttaaaaaaacaaataaataaaaacaaggtTAAGATTTTACTCACAGCTAAAGATGTGTGTTGCATCAGTTTGAAGTTACTTCTTCAAATGTATTAAATGGGCTTGTAATTCACATAATATTTTCGGAAGTCATTTGGTTTGTCCTGGAAATAATAGCAACTTGTGAATAATACACAGTActtgaacaatttaaatttaagtgtacatataaaagaatatgctatccaaacatttattttataagagtgATTTCTATTTCAGTTTCTTGTTCGTCGAGATCTACACCAAATCGTCCTCGTCCCACAACGATTGCCACAACGCGGCCCAACATTACCTTCCAAACTTACGCGTGCCCAGAAGCCTACGCCAAGTGGTACTGCCTAAACGGTGCCACATGTTTCGCAGTAAAGATCAGggattcaattttatataactgCGAGTAAGTATATTTTCTCTTCCATTATataaaattcacataaaaaagtattaaaaaagacaagcgcaatatgatatttttattgtgtCAATCGCCTACTCAAGGAGTATAAGTACTCGAAACACTATCCCTAATTaatgatgataaattttatttgactttCGGAAGAACATTCCTCCACTTAGACATAGATTTCTAGATAAAAGATAAGATGTAAATTTACTTAGAAGATTTTTCTAAATGCATTTCGTcaagattttcattaaaaagtttgatttttttcgaGTGGCCTTCataattactaattataatCTGCTTtctgtgtaaagaaatttatgctaaaatagAGAACCAATTAAaacattgtataaattaaaattatttgttttgcattttgtgGCTAGTTTTGTTCGTCAATTAAtctattactatttaaatattatttttaatcaggttttataagaaattaccTCTTCAAAATGTAACCTATGAAATGTGGGCAAAATCACGTTTTCGTTTACTATACACCTTTCACGTACACAAATTTAggcaaaagtattttaagttcaTTGCTGCTGgtttttaagaactttatttatagagaaaaatattacttgataacttaaaagattcagaattataaaataattgtaataaattgttcttaatgtgtcttctttttatttacttctagaTGTGCGGATGGCTATATGGGTCAACGATGTGAGTTCAAAGATTTGGACGGTTCCTATCTCCGTAAGTACGCATCATTTGATGTTCTCTGAATGGTTTGTTGGTATAATgtacttataattttcttttctaatttaattagcaAAGGTCAAACAACTACATTGCATATCAGTGTCTCTGATTATTACTACGTTACATATCAGTGTCTCTGATTATTACTACATTGCATATCAGTGTCTCTGATTATTACTACATTGCATATCAGTGTCTctgattatttctaaattgattTTAGATATGTAATTATATCggaaagaaattctaaaacaCAGAagctatatattttaagatgtaGTACAATGTATTTGTTTTCCCAATGCTTTGATTGTTATatgaaaatcatgcattaaTTATGTAAAACGTGCATTATTCGTTATATGTATTAGAATTTACGAAtagaattacaataattatgtaATGTAATAGACGTTATTGCAATAATAGCCCTCTGAGAGTAGATATAGgtcctttttttattctgaaactttttatttgatataactTAAACCGAATTCGAAATTGTATCCAAAATTGaatagttaaaaacttttgagaGATATTTAGATTGATTCACTGACACAATTAACTAAGTATTCATTAAGATCcgtaattaattataagttcaattatttaagaaactttaaaaaagacttagactttaaaaaacttatatttcagTAAcgtataaaacatattaagttaaattatacattgtaaactttttgttggtataatttaattaatataaatttatgcaaataccttgtaaattatttaactgagatttactaaatttttagtgaaaaagtatcataatttttatttgttctgtAAAAAGTCTGaggaacaaaatataaattataaatttacgaaatataaatttatgcaataaactgcggttaaatctttattaagcataacattttgatgaaatttacaTTATGAACTGCACATTtagaaagcaattttaaaatttactcctaaaaaagttgtattaattatatttaataatcagaattttttttcttttttgcagttcaaattttaattcgaagtttttcttttatcattccgtgaacattttaataattttaaattgatcacctcgtttgaaattcaaattttcaataaataatgttattaacaatatcttttacataataatttacaccaaatttaatacgaaattgataaaatacagTTGTGAAAGATAGAAACGCATAATGCTACATTTATCCTCTCTTCTTTGTctccttaaaaaataacttaaattaaaattgtcttttaaaaataaataataaataatgcctACTGCTGAGGATTTTAACTCCGGTTGCGCAAAACTTATGAAACTACCAATGGAATTCATGctttgtgatttttctttttctaataataattgttcagaattttttcagtctatttttttcagatattttttgtatcaaCTCTGTTTTGTAATCTTCGTTCAATCAAATTCCCTTGAgacttttactttttgaaaaaaatcacgttacatgaaatatcaattaaattttaccttttttttgttctaataacTATTACTTCGAAAaacaacagaaaattaaaacatgattACTGAGGGCGGAAAAAAAACCGTCCGCTAGAAGCCAAAGATTCACAAGCAAAAAAGtgatactaaaaattaaataaaacgacGCTCTAATAATAGACCAAGCGAACTACCTATATGCTTATTAGTACATTAAAGGTCATCGTTATTAGTAGAAagttttgtttgatttatttgcacttaaagtaaaatcaattttaaatattgtcatatgcttttaataaattctttcatttgGTCTGTATGATTTAATAAGCATAACTTGAAACGTCCGCTGAAGTTCCTTATATTACGTTTTTGATGAATTGTATATAAATAGATGtattttgtgtgtgtgttttttctACTTGTAActtaatttgtgtttattttatgtttacagccagcagagagagagagattcaAACGGCGGGAATCGCTGGTGGAGTGCTAATAATAGTCGCATTCATAGCTTTTATCTATCTCATTATTTATCTAATGAAGTACGtattaaatgctttattaatattatttttacgcaAAGTTCGAtcctttattcttttattacctATGTAAAATACGCAGATTAATCAATTTtcgccaaaaaatttaaagacaaaaattattaaactatggTTTGTAATAtggctttaaattaaaatattcagttagGAAGATTTTATCTAAGCACTTggaaacgtaaaaaaattatgtactttaCGTCTGTTATTTTTGGCTTGTAATGGCGACTGCAGAGAGCCAGTTTTAGTAATCATATGAGTAACGGTGATTGGCAAAAGAAACAATTCAAACAAATCTTTCCCCCAgcaaaaaagttgaatttattttattatggttCACGTAAGCAAGAATACAAATACTTATAGTTAGGGagaatttaattagaatgcATATTTagttaaacagaaataaatctaaaaatatcgatttataATAGCAGTATATTTAATTAGCGGTAATATTTAACTACACTCGTCTAAGTTAAAGCGTTGTTTTAACTTATGAGAACGTaatatggcaaaattaaaaatgaacttttaataatagtttgtgATTATGAATTGGTCAACTTGGAATTTAAAGTGGAAATACCAACTTtaatatcccccccccctccgaaatcaattgaaaacaattatatttaaatatcgttCTATGAAAATCGTTGCCTCGAGCCTTTTCTTACTACacaatatcgatatttttatcacttcctcacattaattaattattttttgtaaataaaaattttgtctgTTTTCACAACGAAATAATAATTAGCGGAATTACTAAAGACAACCATTTATTGTATTAGCTCTAACTGAGTATATCCTTGTTCATGAATTCCTTgttcagtttaataattaagtatacataattaattattaaactgagTACATTAGTTGAGGTAATATATAAGTAGTTCATTCCTTAGCTATAAACAAAATCTGTCACCGTCAAAATGCAAATGCTCTCTTTTACTAATgctgtattttcaaaaatattcaaagacctagtttataataataattttaaagtatacacAAATTACCGCTAATTTTGTactaaattaaagatataattcataatttaattacataatctGGTAGATAGATTCAGTAGcgcttataaataaattatatttaaagaatcgaatttatatattccattttaccaataataatttttttttttttgataaaaagaaatgtatcttaaaatattttgtttgaaaagggATTTTCCAGTAAGGTATTACAGTTTTACATTACAATTTTCTAAAAGCCAAATTTTTACAACCTGttacaatgcaattttttatagctttttttactaaaattatttctagtcTAACACAGTAATTCAAATGCCCgattatttagctttttaaatgcatatcatGATTTTggattttagttaattttattttttatttttgttattttcgcAGGAAATCGCGGCGGAAGTACAACGCATACTATCCGAAGAGCGTGGAGGAGGGGATCAGCCACTGCCTAGTGCAACAGCATACCCCATCCATGGTAATTCACTTTCAACTATTGCTtgtgtttttgataatttttttgtagaaaattgatTCATATTGTTCGCCTAGTAactattagtaaaattaaaatattagttcttaaaatatcaagTCAAGTCTACTTAACCAGAGACTAATTTAACCCGTGGCTACCACTTCATAAGAAGATTCTTAATACCATTTTATCTTGTTAGATTTTTAACATCATTACAAGTTTTACCTCAAAATTAttggtatttaaattaaagataaaattaactatttcatGAGAATCAAATTgggtattttttaagtaattgtttGGGATCTGGAATGTTTTTTAGTCTATTATAActtatattacaattaaaatctttacaaaatCTCGagatttttaaagagtttaCCGATATGGTAcgataaagtaaaatttttagatcatCGAGAACAGTATCATGAGAAggaaaagttttagaaaacttttttgcatgatatttcataaaatgatatATAAGGCTCTCAATCTGCTAAAACAATAGAttgatgtattattttttcagttttcggagtaaaaaaattgcttgtataaatttaaattaaagaatatgtgaatttatttagtttttcaatctTTATTGTTCCGCTTATTCTATGCAGTGGTCTACAAAAAGTATCAAGCTTCTTGAATTTCAGAAGGTTGGAAGATCTGAAATTATtagtcaaattatttatatgtgtcAATTTGCTGATCCATGAAAACTACCaagaaataaaaggtttttgatACCattgataacttaaaataagaCCTTTCAAATAATGCTTTCAGGAGATCAATAATGGGCTCTTCCGAGCAATTccgaaaagtttaataatagtttttaaactacGTTACTATTAAATGCGCTTCTAGGGAAATTTAACGCTTTTATTGTAAGCTCACTGGACAAAAAATGATTCACCATTCGAGAAACCGTGAAAACCATCATTTTATGCGAGTTGCCCAGCGATGTTTTGGTCAAGTTTTATTAAGGGATTCTAACTGAAATAACCACTAGTATGAAcatgcttgttttattttatcatttttggaTGATGAAGCCTAGATAATGACTGAGCATTATATGATggcgaaacaaaattttctggtTATGTGATTGATATCATATTTCTCaagttgaaaacaaataatgcatatataaaattatagaatgtgaaattttttattttattttagttatttcattatttaatataattttttttaagtatattagatctataaatgcattaaaaattatttcgcttACTTAGACGTTCTTAACTTTCAGATTCCTGATGTGAGAACGAAAACGAAACCGTTCCAGTCAGAATCATCAGAGAAGAGCTCCTCGCTATTGCCAGAGGCACTTCAAGTGGCCACCGTCAGCCAATCACCATACCTCGAACACTTTCAACTAAAGAAACAAGAACTTTATTTACCACAAGTTCACTTCTGTTCAAATAGGCAAGAACAATATCATCCACAGAGGCATTGATTAAATCTATTGATGCTATTTGTGCCCATTCTTGGACCATGCTTCTTTCCAACTAGCTTAAGCTGCTTGAATTTATCAGTTTAACAATAACGCTATTATGCATTAGAgagtgaatttatttattttgattgttgttACTTACGGAATAGTATCTATGATACGAAAATGtgactgaaattaaattttaaaattcgcgtttatatatatatatgtgtgtgtgtgtatcatatatatacaaaaattattacacacGCATTATTCCTATTCCATATCTcggtgaataaaaatttatttattactaagaaatgatttgtaaaaaattatcatttatctaaaatttgaatgtttgaaataaattaacattcatagtttaaataatactttgccAAAAGTAAAAGGTTTtagtgttatattttaatagcgTTCAAACGATTTTCAAGCAGTTTTTTGTTGGGAGGAGAAAATCCAAGATAGTGATTATTGTCtaagtcaagtaaaaaaaaaacaataggattaaaaaactttgtaaaaaatatttaatagtgaGTTCTGGTGGCTAGTCCTCGCTGCGGGCAGCACGGCCCTCCGACCAGTTGTTCCTTtgatgttgtattttttttttttttcgaaagactAAAAATCTGGATTTCAGCCATATGCGTCACACAAAGATATGAACTTTTACTGCTGAAGGAAATGACagtacagaaaatatttttgtgatggACCTAATTTACAGTGACGCCATCTATTGGCTGGAGTGAACACTACAGGGTAGAGCCAAAGTCTTATACTGAAATGGACAgtgaatttatatttgttgacattatttttctaattgcttattttttcacaTCAAGTGCAAGTGACTAACGTTTTAcgtgtgtgtgaatgtgtgagAGCTTGAAATGCATAAAGCACTGACAAAGATAATACGTGAATGAATCCTGTATACATTCCAGTCTTTTGTAAAATAGTTTgaagattttaatataatttatccgTTACTTTGTGAAATAGTTTCTATATCTTCTGTAATGGATTATATTAAAGCACTTACTTAAGTAAATGTTGTACGACTCAATTATTTGTGAtaattgtttgcttaaaatctatcaattaagaaaattgtatttaaaatatacaaatataaaaatttctcttcgagttaaaaaaaaaagaggtaaaaTTATGCATTGATATCTATTATGCGTCTAGGtttcgaaatatatttaaagtagtaattaataaagaaaaactaaccGCTAGTATGGTTAATGATATGAAACTTCCTGATAACATGAGCTTAATTAGGTTTtcaatcagttaaaaattagttttatttaaaataatatttcaataaaaatagttttatattatgtttaaaacagttaataaagaaatgtttcataATATAATATCTTATAATCATGAATAATTGTAGttgtaaatattacaattgCAAATGCTtgattatttgcaataattactAGTATTCAGTGATTGGGTACAAATAATGATTTGTAGTTTGAAttaaagtaattgattacagtgATCAATTAATTgatctataattttttgcttgtaatttcctattacattattttacaacacctggtctttaattaattaaaattttaatagcatgcatgttattaataaatgttacttcgtaccaggagattttttttcctaaaatataattttgagaagCATGTTGGTTGAACAAATATTCCACAATGTTTAATCATGTAATTTACTATTACGTTAGCTCAGAACACATTACACTTTAACTCCTAGAAGAGCTGTAGTTTTCAATGCTAACcacaaagtaaacaaaaaaatgtaagaattcaattaaataaattgttctacTAGAGCTAAACTAAAATAACTTCAGcaattttagtgttttatttttttttttaaattcttatccTCAAAgagttatgaattttttgattaaaaatattgtttatactATCTTTTCCATCCGTGTttgtatgaattttataaaattgaagatAGGGTTACAGTGAAAATACTAGGATataatggagagaaaaaatctaaaattgatgattatttgtaaacattttacaggtaaaatacattttttacgtCTCGTTTTTGAGTCATTACTTTGCTTCGGTTgcttaattagaaaatttaaaacatcagagaaagtaagcattaattaacaatgcatttttataaattaatttagtttttaatcactataaatttctaattttgataatttattttttttactctaaactTATATGTAATTTAACTAGAATTTGCatcgaaaaaaactttttaaagaattaatttagattttgaaCTACAAGGCTTGacaaaaacacaatattttataacgAATTATgacatgatttattaaaatttacgaagttaaaaaaggtgaattttttttttatctccaaaTGGCAATAGTTTATAATTGAGAATCCCCTTATATTTggtgatttgaaaataaaccaatttacctagaattatatatgaaattaaCCTAGAACCAATAAAGTaacgataaataaaaactatggtAACCCGAAGGTAAcatcattaaaacaaataatatcatTGCAACCAGAAATGCGGTTTCAACAACACTGAACAAAAATTATCACTAAACCACGGAGCCCTctgttctaaatttataaactaaccTCTGGTTAAAGAAAAGCCATTTtactgcatttaatttaatcgaAATTTGCATGAttatctagaaaataaaattatgcagcTTAAAATAATCGAGTATTGTTACGAACTAAATGCTAAACTAcgatacaattaattttactcacatttattaaaattttttagagaataCTCCACTATGTTTAGGGAAAACTTCGTTGAAGAATTCAGCGTTGCtggaaaattatatcaaattactCTTCTGCAACTCAGCAAGAGTTTAACagttttctcttgatttttccCCATTACAAAGAACTTgtcttagaagaaatttttcccaAACACTGTCGGGTATTTCTTTGTCAGTAAGTATGTTTGTTACAATTGTTAACAGCAATGCCACATATAAAAAGAACTGCTTTGCTTGAGAGCAACGAAAGAAAGAGAGTTAGTAGCTACAAAactaattataacaaaattttcgaAACCATTTCACAATATTAAGATTCataagtaatgattttttttttactcatttatacCTGTCAAACAAATGAGTCTATAAGTaagtaatagtaaaaaacaaaaaaggtattaaagaAAACTGGAGACAAATTGCAatagaattaaatgttttaaaagattagaatgtataaaaacaattttttaaaaaaaactgtaactttaaattttttaaaaactttaaagtccTTACATAAAGTAAGACTGTTTATTGTACCATAAAGACTTGCTTATTGTACAAAAAATGTGTCTTCcaaatgtatatattaatttgcttttttttccttttatattcaagtttgcaagaaaatattaccttgaaaaatcatgaattttttttaaaatggtccATGCATatgattaaagaatatttacaatttcataACTCAACCAAAATGTTTGTATCAGAATTTTATAGCAATATCTTTGCTATGTAAGGCTTTGTTTGGTAAATTTTCCAGTTGTGTCGGTAATATAGTGAATAAGATTTACTAAGTTTAATTCTGCtctggaaaataaaagtagcaataattattgaagatttttatttacataaattttcttaaaatatagagAACTAAGTGAATAAAAACGTATTAAATCAATGCAGAGTCAAATCAAAAGCATCAGAGGATTGATTTTACTAAATACTAAAATGGCCATGTCGCAGTGTGATATTAATGAAAcatgtttatgatttttttcttgccttataatgttaaattatattgaagaaaaaagtaaattcttataataattttgttagtaCTTTATCTTCACGTTAAATTTCGTAGCTGGAAAAAATCCCATTACCTGGTTTTAATTACCTTGAATCTTTTGTTAACACAGCAGCGACATTATCTTTAAAATCCTAATTTCATCGGCGAACAAAACGCTTTTTGGACTTCACACTTTATTGAcatctcactttttttttccagaaaaacaaaatacactCATAAGGTAGTCCTAATGTATGTTTCAGAAACCTGATCTCTAACTgagaggaaaaagaaagaagaaaaacggAGAACACAAAATAGCAGttctggaggaaaaaaaaatttcagaaatattcttCGTGGTGTCAAAATTAGCCATTGATAAAGACGTTTTAACTCGgatatatttatagaataattaaagagCCCGATATCATCAAGAGCATTAAATGAGTAATGAAGTGGCATGCTCATATATTAGAATGAATGAGAAAgatccagtaaaaaaaaaaaaaaatgcatcaaagCCATCACTAGTCGAAAAAGGTTGGTCAAAAACAACAATGGCTCGATTCTGTGGAATCAGATTTTAAAGTGAATGAGATAAAGGATTTGCACTCCAGGTTCAAAAATAGGTTGCTCTGGAGGAATCTTCAGCAAGAGGCCTTGGCCCACCCTGAATTGTCATGCCAATTATGATGATGAAATGGTCTCATTTGCTTTGCTCACATAACACtccacagaatttttttcatttcattattagtaTAGAGTAACATGAATTgaagaatgtaaataaaaatgatggattttagagtaaatatcggaaatgttgaaaaaaattggtgaTAAGCCTAGCTTATATGGGTCGtctttatcaaataaatgttgAGCAGTGATCATGAATGTTAAACCGTGATTGCTCAGGGGATAAGgggttcgctttccaatgaggtgaaccaggttcgaatcacagcgatggctggttgatacgaattccgcacccgactcgccccgaccacagtactgacgtaaaatatccacaTTGGTAGACAAATCACTGGTTAGAGTGCCCTTACCGTCAGCTAaacgtgggaagttttcgtggtacccccccccctcctcctcatgtaacacaaatacgggtttgttccatcaaaaaagctaatttctcccaatacttgaaccaAGAGATcgcttgttttctggattgggctcaaaattacaaggttacggagttgaacattggtagtcgctaacccaaaaattgggtcaactgtttagcgacggttataaaataattattaccaaTAAAATGGTATGCGTTCATTGTTGATTAAATATAAGGCGTCTATCATAGTAATTTCAAATGGGGAATTTACTCTTCTATCgccatttttataatgtatttcaataaatttaagatgCATATGTTTtggtttattgaaaatataaaacgtGTTTATTGGTAAAGGCGGCATATTTTTTCTGTGATTCCAAATTTTCAGAAGTACTGGGGGTATTCAATTTGGAACCACGCTAACTGTGTGACCAGAAAATCGCAGTTATGTTTACGGCTGCAAGCttagtatgttttattttgtatttgtccTCTTTATTAAATTcccattttactttttatagttgttttatatttattgaattttcctTTGGAGAGAAACGAAACAAGCCAAAGGTCTTTTTTGCCTTTTCCGTAAGatctaattttacttattagCTCCCTCATGATATTAAtagcttataataaaaaaaaattagtcaaatataatggaagataattaatattttaatttgcctgagtgataaatgaaaaacaaagtgAAACTTCAAATTGAAACTCTTCCCAATGTGAATTGCAATAGTGCATCAAAACTCCGCGTG includes:
- the LOC107448055 gene encoding uncharacterized protein isoform X3; its protein translation is MDRISYFEERHQRCSNPAADESLRLPSAGCSNRTLILPQTTFAWWKPLRFIQQFGPGRPRIRSFYTMVPQLMFILYISSCFTITVSCSSRSTPNRPRPTTIATTRPNITFQTYACPEAYAKWYCLNGATCFAVKIRDSILYNCECADGYMGQRCEFKDLDGSYLRNQQRERDSNGGNRWWSANNSRIHSFYLSHYLSNEEIAAEVQRILSEERGGGDQPLPSATAYPIHDS
- the LOC107448055 gene encoding uncharacterized protein isoform X2 encodes the protein MGPGRPRIRSFYTMVPQLMFILYISSCFTITVSCSSRSTPNRPRPTTIATTRPNITFQTYACPEAYAKWYCLNGATCFAVKIRDSILYNCECADGYMGQRCEFKDLDGSYLPSREREIQTAGIAGGVLIIVAFIAFIYLIIYLMKKSRRKYNAYYPKSVEEGISHCLVQQHTPSMIPDVRTKTKPFQSESSEKSSSLLPEALQVATVSQSPYLEHFQLKKQELYLPQVHFCSNRQEQYHPQRH
- the LOC107448055 gene encoding pro-epidermal growth factor isoform X4; the encoded protein is MVPQLMFILYISSCFTITVSCSSRSTPNRPRPTTIATTRPNITFQTYACPEAYAKWYCLNGATCFAVKIRDSILYNCECADGYMGQRCEFKDLDGSYLPSREREIQTAGIAGGVLIIVAFIAFIYLIIYLMKKSRRKYNAYYPKSVEEGISHCLVQQHTPSMIPDVRTKTKPFQSESSEKSSSLLPEALQVATVSQSPYLEHFQLKKQELYLPQVHFCSNRQEQYHPQRH
- the LOC107448055 gene encoding uncharacterized protein isoform X1 encodes the protein MDRISYFEERHQRCSNPAADESLRLPSAGCSNRTLILPQTTFAWWKPLRFIQQFGPGRPRIRSFYTMVPQLMFILYISSCFTITVSCSSRSTPNRPRPTTIATTRPNITFQTYACPEAYAKWYCLNGATCFAVKIRDSILYNCECADGYMGQRCEFKDLDGSYLPSREREIQTAGIAGGVLIIVAFIAFIYLIIYLMKKSRRKYNAYYPKSVEEGISHCLVQQHTPSMIPDVRTKTKPFQSESSEKSSSLLPEALQVATVSQSPYLEHFQLKKQELYLPQVHFCSNRQEQYHPQRH